The Nocardioides zeae genome includes the window ACGTGGGGCAGAAGATCCGCTTCGTCGCGATGCTCACCCGCAGCGGGTACGAGACCCAGCGCGCCGTGTCGCAGCCGACGCCGCCGATCGCGCACGCGAGCCCGTTGAAGCGCACGGTCCGCTACGACGTGCGGGTGAACGCCACGGGCACGATCCCGGCCGCCGAGATCGAGACGTTCGTGGCCCAGGCGCAGCAGACCTACGACGACGCCCGCGGGTGGCGGGCCGGGGGCACCGCCTTCGTGCGCACCTCGCGCTCGGAGTCGCAGTTCACGCTCGTGCTGGCGACCTCCGACCGGATGACGTCCTACTCCAGCGTGTGCAGCGCGCAGTGGAGCTGCCGCGTCGGCCGCAACGTCATCATCAACTGGACGCGGTGGAAGACCGCCTCGCCGGCGTGGAACGCGGCCGGGGGATCGCTGCGGGACTACCGCCACATGGTCGTCAACCACGAGACCGGCCACTGGCTCGGCCGCGGTCACGTCGGCTGCTCGCGGCAGGGCGCGCTCGCCCCCGTGATGATGCAGCAGTCCAAGGGGCTCGGGGGGTGCCGCTTCAACCCGTGGCCCCTGCCCAGCGAGCGTTAGGCCCTCGACACCTGCGTGACGTCCGTGACGCGTCGTCGCGTTGCGTGCGTGTTACCCCGTAGATTGGCTCGTTGTGGTGGACGACGTGGCTGACGCACCGGTCGGCATCTTCGACTCGGGGTTCGGCGGCCTGACGGTGGCCCGTTCGGTGATCGACCAGCTGCCCCACGAGTCGGTGCTCTACCTGGGCGACACGGCCCGTCAGCCCTACGGCCCGAAGCCGATCGGCGAGGTGCGGGAGTACGCGCTGGAGTGCCTCGACCACCTCGTCGCCCGGGGCGTGAAGGCCCTCGTCATCGCCTGCAACTCCGCGAGCGCCGCGATGCTGCGGGACGCGCGCGAGCGCTACGACGTGCCGGTCGTGGAGGTCATCTACCCCGCGACCCGTCGCGCGGTCGCCGCCACCCGCTCGGGACGCATCGGCGTCATCTGCACGCGCGCGACGGCGGCCTCGATGGCCTACGACGACGCGTTCGCCGCCGCCCCGCACGTCGAGCTGGTCACGCAGGCGTGCCCGCGGTTCGTCGAGTTCGTGGAGAACGGCGTGACCTCCGGCCCGGAGCTCCTCGAGGCGGCGCACGCCTACCTCGAACCGCTCATCGCGGCCGACGTGGACACCCTCGTGCTGGGGTGCACGCACTACCCGCTGCTGACCGGTGTGATCTCGTCGATCATGGGGGACGGTGTCACGCTGGTGAGCAGTGCGGAGGAGAGCGCGAAGGCGGTGTACCGGATGTTGGCGACCACCGGGCTGATGCGCGCGGGCGGTGACGCGTCGTACGAGTTCGTGACGACGGGCGAGCCCGGGGAGTTCGAGCGGATCGGCCGCCGCTTCCTCGGGCCCGAGCTCGCGATCGCCAGCCAGTTCGCGGGAGGGCTCGCGTGACCGCCGACGGCCCGGCGGGCCTCCGCCTCACCGTCGTGGGGTGTGCCGGGTCCTACCCCGGTCCCACGTCGCCCGCCAGCTGCTACCTCGTCGAGGCCGACGGCGACGACGGCGCGGGCGGCACCCGCCGCTGGCGCATCCTGCTCGACCTCGGCAACGGCGCCCTCGGCGCCCTCCACAACCACGCCGACCCGCTGGCCATCGACGCGGTCTTCGTCAGCCACCTCCACGCCGACCACTGCCTCGACCTGTGCGGCTACTACGTGCTGCGCAAGTACCACCCAACCGGCGCCCAGCCGCGCATCCCCGTGTGGGCACCGGCCGGGGCGGCGGAGCGGCTCGCCCGCGCCTACGACCTGCCGCTCGACCCCGGGATGACCGAGGAGTTCGACTTCACCGAGTACGCCGCGGACCGCGCCCCGGTGCAGGTCGGGCCCTTCACGGTCCAGCCGTTCGAGGTCTACCACCCGGTGACGGCCTACGCGCTGCGGGTGACCGCCGCCGGCCGCACGCTGACCTACTCCGGTGACACCGCCCCGTGCGCGGGCCTCGACGAGGCCGCGGCGGGCGCGGACCTGCTGCCTCGCCGAGGCCGCGTTCCGTAGCCAGGACGACAACCCGCCGGGCGTGCACCTCACGGGCGCGGACGCGGGCGAGCTGGCGACCCGGGCCGGCGCGGGCCAGCTGGTGCTGACCCACGTGCCGGCCTGGTTCGACCCGCTCGACGCGCACGGCGAGGCGGTCGAGAAGTACGACGGCCCCACCTGGCTCGCCACCACCGGCGCGGTCTTCGAGGTCTGAGGCCCTCGGCGGCTCGGCGGCTCGGCGGCTCGGCGGCTCGGCGGCTCGGCGCGGGGTCGAGGAAAACGCGGACGGGCGTCGCCGTCTCGGAAAGAAAACGCGGACGGGCTCGTGCCTGGACCCGAGCCGGGGAAAGAAAACGCGGATGCGGATGGCCGGAACCTCGGCGTGTCGCGTCCCGGATCCCGCACTCTTCTCGACCCCGTGACGGGCCTCGCGCACTTTCCTCTCCCCTCCGCGCACTCTCGTCCTCCCCGCCGGCCGGGTCCGGAGTTCTCGACGATCGAACGGCCCGGTAACCGTCCACAGTCGACCACGCCGCAACGCTCATCCACCGGCGGGGCGACGGCCGGGACGCGTGGCCACCACGGGGTACGCCGCGGGCCATGTCCTCGCCGTACGTGCCGCGCACCGCCTTCCCACCCCCGGGCACCACGCTCGCTGCTGCGATCCACCCGCGGGCGCGGCCCCTCGTGCTCCGCCGCCCGCTCGACGAGGATCGCCGAGCCGAGCTCGCCCGGGTGCTCGAGGCACTCCCGCCCAGCGGCTGCCTGACGGGGCTCACGGGCGCGGAGGTGCGCGGGTGGTGGTCGCTCCCCGTGCCGGACGGCGTCCCCGTCTTCGCGGCCGTCCCCGAGACCGCGCCGCACCCGGAGCGGCGTGGGCTGGTGGTCACGCGCCACGCCGTACCTCCCGTCGTCGAAGCTCGCGAAGCGCTCCGCGTGGGGTCCCCCGGGGAGGTGCTGCTCGGCTGCTGGGACCTCTGCCTGCTCGACCTCGTCGTCCTCGTCGACGGTGCGCTGGGGGTGGGGGAGGACCTCGCCGAGATGGTCGCGACCGCTCGTCTCCGCCGGCGCGGCGCGCCCCTGCTGCGGCAGGCACTCCTCCTCGCGGACACCCGTGCGGAGTCGCTGTGGGAGGTGGTCAACCGGGTCTTCCACGTCGCGGTGGGGGTCGATGTCGTGCCCCAGCACCCGATCGCGCTGGCCGACGGCACGACGGCCTACGCCGACCTGTGGTTGCGGGGGACGCGGCGGTTGCACGAGTACGACGGCGCCCACCACCTCGATCGCGAGCAGCAGCGCAGGGACCTGCGGCGCGGTCGACTGCTGGTCGGCCAGGGGTACGAGCGCAACGGCTACACCAGCCACGACCTCCTCGGCCGCACCCGCGACCTGTTGCGCGACATCGACGTCGCCCTCGGCCGCGAGCACGACCCTCGGCGACTGAGGTTCTGGGAGGCGCAGCTGCAGCACTCGTTGCTCACCCCGGCCGGACGGGCCCGGCACGCGGAGCGGTGGGCGCGAGCCTCGCAGGGCCGCTCCGGGCGTCGCGCCGAACGGCCCCGGGGTCACGACGAGCCGCTCACCCCGCCGTACGCCGCGTGAGCTCCTGCGCCGGGACCTCGGCGCCGCCTGGGGGAGGAAAGTGCGCGGGCGGGTGCCTCGGGTGAAAGAAAACGCGGACCGGTCGGGCCGCGGCCTCGGCGTGTCAGGGGCTGGAGTCCGCGTTCTCTTTCACCGGGGCGGAGCCGCGTCCGCGTTTTCTTTCCCGGGTGCCGGGTGCCGGGTGCCGGGTGCCCGAGGAGCCCCCTCAGACCAACCCGGCGTCGTGCACGCAGATGGCGATCTGCACGCGGTTGGTCGCGCCGAGCTTGTCGAAGAGCCGCGAGACGTGGGCCTTGACCGTCGGCACCGACAGGTAGAGCTCGGCCGCGATGTCGGCGTTCGACAGCCCGCGGCCGACGGCGACGGCCACCTCGCGCTCGCGCTCCGTGAGGGTCGCGAGCTTGACCTCGGCCTCGGCGGTGCGGGGGTCGCTGCCCTGGCGGACCTGACGGATCAGCGTCTGGGTGACGGAGGGGGAGAGCATCGGCTCGCCGTCGGCGACCTTGCGGATGGCGGCGACGATCTCGGGCGGCGGGGTGTCCTTGAGCAGGAAGCCGTCGGCCCCGGCGGCGAGCGCTCCGACGACGTAGTCGTCCGCGTCGAAGGTCGTCAGCACGATGACACGCGGGGGCTGGGGACGGGCGTGCAGCGCCGCCGTCGCCTCGAGGCCGTCCATGACGGGCATCCGGATGTCCATGAGCACCACGTGGGGCCGCAGGGAGGCGGCGAGGGTCGTGCCCTCGCGACCGTCGCGGCCCTCGCCGACGACCTCGAGGTCGGGCTGGCCGCCCAGCATCAGACCGAGCGCGGAGCGCACGAGGGGATCGTCGTCGACGACGAGCACCCGGATCGGCGTGGCGGAGGGCTCGGGCGTCGGGGCGGTCACGGGGCCCACGGTAGCCACGCGTGGACGACGAACGCATCCCCGTCACGGCCGTGCGTGAGGTGGCCGCCCGCGAGGTCGACCCGCTCGGTGAGGCCGACGAGACCGAGGCCGGCGCCGGGCACCCCGGGCGTGCTGAAGCCGTAGGGGTTGCGCAGCCGCACCTCGACGCCGTCCTCGGGTGCGCCGCGGAGGCAGATGGACAGCAGGGCGCCGGGGGCGTGCTTCTGGGCGTTGGTGATGCCCTCCTGCACGACGCGGTAGAGCGCGCGCCCGACCGAGGTCGGTGGCGCCTCCTCCAGCTCGTCGTCGAAGGCGATCCGCGCGCCCGCCTCGGTCGCCTCCGCGACGAGCGCGTCGATGTCCTCGTAGGTCGGCTGCGGCCGGTGCGTGACCTCTCCGGTCGCGGGGTCCCGCAGCACGCCGAGGACGCCGCGGAGGTCGTCGAGCGCCTCGTTGGCCCGCACCTGCACCTCCCCGATCCCCTCGCGCAGCGCGTCGGCGTCGAGGTCGGTGCGGTACGACAGCGCCCCGGCGTGCATCGACACCTGGCTGATCCGGTGGGCCAGCACGTCGTGCATCTCGCGCGCGATCCGGGAGCGCTCGTCGACCCGTGCCTTCGCGAGCCGCAGGTCCTGCTCGCCCTCCGCCCGCTCGGCGCGCTGCCGCAGGGTCCAGAGCAGCTCGCGGCGCGAGCCGATGTACATGCCCCAGGCCGCGATCGCCCCGGCTGCCGCGACGTTGGCGGTGAAGTTCAACCACATCGGGCTGGAGCCGGTCGAGGGCGCGACCCGGAAGTAGATCTCGGCGCCCACGACGCTGAGGACGCTGGCGACCGCGATCTCCCAGTAGACCCGTCGCGTGGCGAGCGAGACCAGCGCGAGCACGGACGGTCCGGCGGCGAACGAGGAGACGCAGGCGAGCGCGATCGTCACCACGACGACGAGCATCGGCCGGCGCCGCCGGAAGTGGACGACCACGAACCCGACCAGCCCCAGGAGCAGGTCGACGGCGATCCACCAGCCGTGGCCGCGCTCCACCAGCAGCGGGTACGGCTCGATCACGACCAGACCGCTGATGAGCAGCATCAGCAGCACCCGCCAGG containing:
- a CDS encoding DUF3152 domain-containing protein, with the protein product MGVGRSGVLSRVAAVLVALVAGLALASPAPSGAAVASSAAAPQMVATGPDYMKGSASYGGTLTAMVAARQPQFTGGTLQWYRGGTAIPGATGRTYKPTPADVGQKIRFVAMLTRSGYETQRAVSQPTPPIAHASPLKRTVRYDVRVNATGTIPAAEIETFVAQAQQTYDDARGWRAGGTAFVRTSRSESQFTLVLATSDRMTSYSSVCSAQWSCRVGRNVIINWTRWKTASPAWNAAGGSLRDYRHMVVNHETGHWLGRGHVGCSRQGALAPVMMQQSKGLGGCRFNPWPLPSER
- the murI gene encoding glutamate racemase — protein: MADAPVGIFDSGFGGLTVARSVIDQLPHESVLYLGDTARQPYGPKPIGEVREYALECLDHLVARGVKALVIACNSASAAMLRDARERYDVPVVEVIYPATRRAVAATRSGRIGVICTRATAASMAYDDAFAAAPHVELVTQACPRFVEFVENGVTSGPELLEAAHAYLEPLIAADVDTLVLGCTHYPLLTGVISSIMGDGVTLVSSAEESAKAVYRMLATTGLMRAGGDASYEFVTTGEPGEFERIGRRFLGPELAIASQFAGGLA
- a CDS encoding MBL fold metallo-hydrolase, producing the protein MTADGPAGLRLTVVGCAGSYPGPTSPASCYLVEADGDDGAGGTRRWRILLDLGNGALGALHNHADPLAIDAVFVSHLHADHCLDLCGYYVLRKYHPTGAQPRIPVWAPAGAAERLARAYDLPLDPGMTEEFDFTEYAADRAPVQVGPFTVQPFEVYHPVTAYALRVTAAGRTLTYSGDTAPCAGLDEAAAGADLLPRRGRVP
- a CDS encoding MBL fold metallo-hydrolase, encoding MHLTGADAGELATRAGAGQLVLTHVPAWFDPLDAHGEAVEKYDGPTWLATTGAVFEV
- a CDS encoding response regulator produces the protein MTAPTPEPSATPIRVLVVDDDPLVRSALGLMLGGQPDLEVVGEGRDGREGTTLAASLRPHVVLMDIRMPVMDGLEATAALHARPQPPRVIVLTTFDADDYVVGALAAGADGFLLKDTPPPEIVAAIRKVADGEPMLSPSVTQTLIRQVRQGSDPRTAEAEVKLATLTEREREVAVAVGRGLSNADIAAELYLSVPTVKAHVSRLFDKLGATNRVQIAICVHDAGLV
- a CDS encoding sensor histidine kinase, whose translation is MTDPTEYQPPVGTWGRTWRVLLMLLISGLVVIEPYPLLVERGHGWWIAVDLLLGLVGFVVVHFRRRRPMLVVVVTIALACVSSFAAGPSVLALVSLATRRVYWEIAVASVLSVVGAEIYFRVAPSTGSSPMWLNFTANVAAAGAIAAWGMYIGSRRELLWTLRQRAERAEGEQDLRLAKARVDERSRIAREMHDVLAHRISQVSMHAGALSYRTDLDADALREGIGEVQVRANEALDDLRGVLGVLRDPATGEVTHRPQPTYEDIDALVAEATEAGARIAFDDELEEAPPTSVGRALYRVVQEGITNAQKHAPGALLSICLRGAPEDGVEVRLRNPYGFSTPGVPGAGLGLVGLTERVDLAGGHLTHGRDGDAFVVHAWLPWAP